One genomic segment of Cystobacter fuscus DSM 2262 includes these proteins:
- the nadC gene encoding carboxylating nicotinate-nucleotide diphosphorylase has protein sequence MDAFLDRLISLALEEDLGAAGDITTHALVPAEALGSAELIAKERLVLAGLDAFARVFQRVDSDVRIELLSSDGQEVQDRALVARVHGRLRSLLTAERTALNIVQRTSGMATMARQVMDTVKGTRLRVLDTRKTSPGMRSLSKLAIKAGGAFNHRFGLFDGILIKDNHIAAVGGSVREALRRARANAPQLVKIEIEVTHLEQLAEALEEGADVVMLDNMDDAQISRAVELTAGRIPLEVSGGITLERLPRLAKLGVDFVSMGALTHSARAMDLSLEILQAS, from the coding sequence ATGGATGCCTTCCTGGATCGCCTCATCTCGCTCGCCCTGGAGGAAGACCTCGGGGCGGCGGGGGACATCACCACCCACGCGCTCGTTCCGGCGGAGGCCCTGGGCTCCGCCGAGCTGATCGCCAAGGAGCGGCTCGTCCTCGCCGGACTGGACGCCTTCGCCCGCGTCTTCCAGCGGGTGGACTCCGACGTCCGCATCGAGCTGCTCTCGTCGGATGGCCAGGAGGTCCAGGATCGGGCGCTCGTGGCCCGGGTTCATGGTCGGCTGCGCTCGCTGCTCACCGCCGAGCGCACCGCCCTCAACATCGTCCAGCGCACCTCGGGCATGGCCACCATGGCCCGCCAGGTCATGGACACCGTGAAGGGCACCCGCCTGCGCGTGCTCGACACGCGCAAGACGTCCCCGGGCATGCGCTCGCTGTCCAAGCTGGCCATCAAGGCGGGTGGGGCCTTCAACCACCGCTTCGGCCTCTTCGACGGCATCCTCATCAAGGACAACCACATCGCGGCCGTGGGGGGCTCGGTTCGCGAGGCGCTCCGCCGCGCCCGGGCCAACGCCCCCCAGCTCGTGAAGATCGAAATCGAGGTCACCCACCTGGAGCAGCTCGCCGAGGCGCTCGAGGAAGGCGCCGACGTGGTGATGCTCGACAACATGGACGACGCGCAGATCAGCCGCGCGGTGGAGTTGACGGCCGGCCGTATTCCCCTCGAGGTCTCCGGCGGCATCACCCTGGAGCGGCTGCCCCGGCTGGCGAAGCTCGGCGTGGACTTCGTGTCCATGGGGGCGCTCACCCACTCGGCGCGCGCCATGGACCTGTCCCTGGAGATCCTCCAGGCCTCGTGA